In Bacillota bacterium, the sequence GTTTCGGCAGGTCCATGTAGGTGTCCCCTTCCCCCAGAAGGGAGAAGGCCTCGGCATCGTCCGGCCGGATATCACGCGTGATATGGTCGTAGACCTTCCCACTTTCGTCCCTGGGGACACCCCTCCGGAGTCTCTTCTGTAGCGGCGAGACCGGCTGGTCATACGGGAGGGACTCCTCCCGCTGGGCTGGAGGGGCTTCCGGTAGATCCCCGATTGCGTCCCTTAGATTGTTCCTATGTCTCCAGGTCCTTGGCCAAGGGAATGCCCCCTCAAGCCGGGTGCCCACTACGAAAAGTCGAGCGCGATGCTGGGGCACCCCGTAGTCAAAGGCGTTCAGTATTTTCACATGCGTTCTATAACCCATCTTCCGCAGCTGTTCGCGGAAGCCCACGAGCACCGAACCCTCGCGCCAAGTCGCTAGGTCGGGAACATTCTCCAGCAAGACCATGCGGGGGTTGAGCCTCTCGACCACCG encodes:
- the dcm gene encoding DNA (cytosine-5-)-methyltransferase, with the protein product MDLFCGAGGLSLGLKEAGFTTLVGADSDPIAIETFVANIGGLGYLGDLSDVGMFLDHLEAWGINSVDLVAGGVPCQPFSRAGQSKVRSLVQSGLRPKGDPRTELWRPFVAVVERLNPRMVLLENVPDLATWREGSVLVGFREQLRKMGYRTHVKILNAFDYGVPQHRARLFVVGTRLEGAFPWPRTWRHRNNLRDAIGDLPEAPPAQREESLPYDQPVSPLQKRLRRGVPRDESGKVYDHITRDIRPDDAEAFSLLGEGDTYMDLPK